One region of Eleutherodactylus coqui strain aEleCoq1 chromosome 5, aEleCoq1.hap1, whole genome shotgun sequence genomic DNA includes:
- the SEPTIN5 gene encoding septin-5 isoform X2, giving the protein MDAIIIQELLAERLLSPRTLTQRTYPMKLKDQEKQYVGFATLPNQVHRKSVKKGFDFTLMVAGESGLGKSTLVNSLFLTDLYKDRKLLNAEERINQTVEIVKHTVDIEEKGVKLKLTIVDTPGFGDAVNNTECWKAITDYIDQQFEQYFRDESGLNRKNIQDNRVHCCLYFISPFGHGLRPVDVAFMKALHEKVNIVPLIAKADCLVPTEIRKLKDRVREEIEKFGIKVYQFPECDSDEDDDFKQQDKELKESAPFAVIGSNTVVEAKGQRVRGRLYPWGIVEVENQSHCDFVKLRNMLIRTHMHDLKDVTCDVHYENYRAQCIQQMTRHEEVLNTAESKLTQDNRIESPIPILPLPTPDAETEKLIKMKDEELRRMQEMLQKMQQQIQEQ; this is encoded by the exons ATGGATGCCATCATAATTCAGGAACTTTTGGCCGAGAGATTGCTGTCTCCCAGAACTCTGACACAGAGAACATACCCCATGAAGTTGAAG GACCAAGAGAAGCAGTATGTTGGGTTTGCAACATTACCCAATCAAGTCCATCGGAAATCTGTGAAGAAAGGGTTTGACTTCACACTCATGGTAGCTG GTGAATCTGGCCTAGGGAAATCTACCTTAGTAAACAGCCTTTTTCTGACAGATCTCTACAAAGACAGGAAGTTGCTTAATGCAGAAG AAAGGATTAACCAAACAGTGGAGATTGTGAAGCACACAGTGGACATTGAAGAGAAGGGCGTAAAGCTGAAGTTGACCATTGTGGATACTCCTGGCTTTGGAGATGCGGTGAACAACACAGAGTG CTGGAAGGCCATCACTGACTACATAGACCAACAGTTTGAACAGTATTTTCGGGACGAGAGTGGACTGAACCGAAAAAACATCCAGGATAACCGAGTGCACTGCTGCTTGTACTTCATCTCACCTTTTGGACATGG GCTGCGGCCAGTGGATGTGGCATTTATGAAAGCTCTGCATGAGAAGGTTAACATTGTTCCTCTGATCGCCAAAGCTGATTGCCTGGTACCTACTGAGATCAGGAAACTGAAAGACAGA GTGAGAGAAGAGATTGAAAAGTTTGGAATAAAAGTCTATCAGTTCCCTGAATGTGATTCAGATGAAGATGATGACTTCAAGCAGCAGGACAAGGAGCTGAAG GAGAGCGCACCTTTTGCTGTAATTGGAAGTAATACAGTAGTAGAGGCTAAAGGACAGAGGGTACGAGGTCGTCTTTATCCATGGGGCATAGTGGAAG TGGAGAACCAGTCACATTGTGACTTTGTCAAACTACGAAATATGTTGATCCGGACTCATATGCATGACCTTAAGGATGTTACATGTGATGTGCATTACGAGAATTACAGAGCCCAATGTATTCAGCAGATGACTAG GCATGAAGAAGTTTTGAACACAGCAGAAAG CAAACTGACTCAGGACAACAGGATAGAGAGCCCCATTCCGATCCTTCCTCTGCCAACACCTGACGCGGAAACAGAGAAACTTATCAAAATGAAGGACGAAGAG
- the SEPTIN5 gene encoding septin-5 isoform X3, protein MDAIIIQELLAERLLSPRTLTQRTYPMKLKDQEKQYVGFATLPNQVHRKSVKKGFDFTLMVAGESGLGKSTLVNSLFLTDLYKDRKLLNAEERINQTVEIVKHTVDIEEKGVKLKLTIVDTPGFGDAVNNTECSWKAITDYIDQQFEQYFRDESGLNRKNIQDNRVHCCLYFISPFGHGLRPVDVAFMKALHEKVNIVPLIAKADCLVPTEIRKLKDRVREEIEKFGIKVYQFPECDSDEDDDFKQQDKELKESAPFAVIGSNTVVEAKGQRVRGRLYPWGIVEVENQSHCDFVKLRNMLIRTHMHDLKDVTCDVHYENYRAQCIQQMTSKLTQDNRIESPIPILPLPTPDAETEKLIKMKDEELRRMQEMLQKMQQQIQEQ, encoded by the exons ATGGATGCCATCATAATTCAGGAACTTTTGGCCGAGAGATTGCTGTCTCCCAGAACTCTGACACAGAGAACATACCCCATGAAGTTGAAG GACCAAGAGAAGCAGTATGTTGGGTTTGCAACATTACCCAATCAAGTCCATCGGAAATCTGTGAAGAAAGGGTTTGACTTCACACTCATGGTAGCTG GTGAATCTGGCCTAGGGAAATCTACCTTAGTAAACAGCCTTTTTCTGACAGATCTCTACAAAGACAGGAAGTTGCTTAATGCAGAAG AAAGGATTAACCAAACAGTGGAGATTGTGAAGCACACAGTGGACATTGAAGAGAAGGGCGTAAAGCTGAAGTTGACCATTGTGGATACTCCTGGCTTTGGAGATGCGGTGAACAACACAGAGTG CAGCTGGAAGGCCATCACTGACTACATAGACCAACAGTTTGAACAGTATTTTCGGGACGAGAGTGGACTGAACCGAAAAAACATCCAGGATAACCGAGTGCACTGCTGCTTGTACTTCATCTCACCTTTTGGACATGG GCTGCGGCCAGTGGATGTGGCATTTATGAAAGCTCTGCATGAGAAGGTTAACATTGTTCCTCTGATCGCCAAAGCTGATTGCCTGGTACCTACTGAGATCAGGAAACTGAAAGACAGA GTGAGAGAAGAGATTGAAAAGTTTGGAATAAAAGTCTATCAGTTCCCTGAATGTGATTCAGATGAAGATGATGACTTCAAGCAGCAGGACAAGGAGCTGAAG GAGAGCGCACCTTTTGCTGTAATTGGAAGTAATACAGTAGTAGAGGCTAAAGGACAGAGGGTACGAGGTCGTCTTTATCCATGGGGCATAGTGGAAG TGGAGAACCAGTCACATTGTGACTTTGTCAAACTACGAAATATGTTGATCCGGACTCATATGCATGACCTTAAGGATGTTACATGTGATGTGCATTACGAGAATTACAGAGCCCAATGTATTCAGCAGATGACTAG CAAACTGACTCAGGACAACAGGATAGAGAGCCCCATTCCGATCCTTCCTCTGCCAACACCTGACGCGGAAACAGAGAAACTTATCAAAATGAAGGACGAAGAG
- the SEPTIN5 gene encoding septin-5 isoform X1, with translation MDAIIIQELLAERLLSPRTLTQRTYPMKLKDQEKQYVGFATLPNQVHRKSVKKGFDFTLMVAGESGLGKSTLVNSLFLTDLYKDRKLLNAEERINQTVEIVKHTVDIEEKGVKLKLTIVDTPGFGDAVNNTECSWKAITDYIDQQFEQYFRDESGLNRKNIQDNRVHCCLYFISPFGHGLRPVDVAFMKALHEKVNIVPLIAKADCLVPTEIRKLKDRVREEIEKFGIKVYQFPECDSDEDDDFKQQDKELKESAPFAVIGSNTVVEAKGQRVRGRLYPWGIVEVENQSHCDFVKLRNMLIRTHMHDLKDVTCDVHYENYRAQCIQQMTRHEEVLNTAESKLTQDNRIESPIPILPLPTPDAETEKLIKMKDEELRRMQEMLQKMQQQIQEQ, from the exons ATGGATGCCATCATAATTCAGGAACTTTTGGCCGAGAGATTGCTGTCTCCCAGAACTCTGACACAGAGAACATACCCCATGAAGTTGAAG GACCAAGAGAAGCAGTATGTTGGGTTTGCAACATTACCCAATCAAGTCCATCGGAAATCTGTGAAGAAAGGGTTTGACTTCACACTCATGGTAGCTG GTGAATCTGGCCTAGGGAAATCTACCTTAGTAAACAGCCTTTTTCTGACAGATCTCTACAAAGACAGGAAGTTGCTTAATGCAGAAG AAAGGATTAACCAAACAGTGGAGATTGTGAAGCACACAGTGGACATTGAAGAGAAGGGCGTAAAGCTGAAGTTGACCATTGTGGATACTCCTGGCTTTGGAGATGCGGTGAACAACACAGAGTG CAGCTGGAAGGCCATCACTGACTACATAGACCAACAGTTTGAACAGTATTTTCGGGACGAGAGTGGACTGAACCGAAAAAACATCCAGGATAACCGAGTGCACTGCTGCTTGTACTTCATCTCACCTTTTGGACATGG GCTGCGGCCAGTGGATGTGGCATTTATGAAAGCTCTGCATGAGAAGGTTAACATTGTTCCTCTGATCGCCAAAGCTGATTGCCTGGTACCTACTGAGATCAGGAAACTGAAAGACAGA GTGAGAGAAGAGATTGAAAAGTTTGGAATAAAAGTCTATCAGTTCCCTGAATGTGATTCAGATGAAGATGATGACTTCAAGCAGCAGGACAAGGAGCTGAAG GAGAGCGCACCTTTTGCTGTAATTGGAAGTAATACAGTAGTAGAGGCTAAAGGACAGAGGGTACGAGGTCGTCTTTATCCATGGGGCATAGTGGAAG TGGAGAACCAGTCACATTGTGACTTTGTCAAACTACGAAATATGTTGATCCGGACTCATATGCATGACCTTAAGGATGTTACATGTGATGTGCATTACGAGAATTACAGAGCCCAATGTATTCAGCAGATGACTAG GCATGAAGAAGTTTTGAACACAGCAGAAAG CAAACTGACTCAGGACAACAGGATAGAGAGCCCCATTCCGATCCTTCCTCTGCCAACACCTGACGCGGAAACAGAGAAACTTATCAAAATGAAGGACGAAGAG
- the SEPTIN5 gene encoding septin-5 isoform X5 translates to MSTSIRYKSKLLKTDEKEDQEKQYVGFATLPNQVHRKSVKKGFDFTLMVAGESGLGKSTLVNSLFLTDLYKDRKLLNAEERINQTVEIVKHTVDIEEKGVKLKLTIVDTPGFGDAVNNTECSWKAITDYIDQQFEQYFRDESGLNRKNIQDNRVHCCLYFISPFGHGLRPVDVAFMKALHEKVNIVPLIAKADCLVPTEIRKLKDRVREEIEKFGIKVYQFPECDSDEDDDFKQQDKELKESAPFAVIGSNTVVEAKGQRVRGRLYPWGIVEVENQSHCDFVKLRNMLIRTHMHDLKDVTCDVHYENYRAQCIQQMTRHEEVLNTAESKLTQDNRIESPIPILPLPTPDAETEKLIKMKDEELRRMQEMLQKMQQQIQEQ, encoded by the exons GACCAAGAGAAGCAGTATGTTGGGTTTGCAACATTACCCAATCAAGTCCATCGGAAATCTGTGAAGAAAGGGTTTGACTTCACACTCATGGTAGCTG GTGAATCTGGCCTAGGGAAATCTACCTTAGTAAACAGCCTTTTTCTGACAGATCTCTACAAAGACAGGAAGTTGCTTAATGCAGAAG AAAGGATTAACCAAACAGTGGAGATTGTGAAGCACACAGTGGACATTGAAGAGAAGGGCGTAAAGCTGAAGTTGACCATTGTGGATACTCCTGGCTTTGGAGATGCGGTGAACAACACAGAGTG CAGCTGGAAGGCCATCACTGACTACATAGACCAACAGTTTGAACAGTATTTTCGGGACGAGAGTGGACTGAACCGAAAAAACATCCAGGATAACCGAGTGCACTGCTGCTTGTACTTCATCTCACCTTTTGGACATGG GCTGCGGCCAGTGGATGTGGCATTTATGAAAGCTCTGCATGAGAAGGTTAACATTGTTCCTCTGATCGCCAAAGCTGATTGCCTGGTACCTACTGAGATCAGGAAACTGAAAGACAGA GTGAGAGAAGAGATTGAAAAGTTTGGAATAAAAGTCTATCAGTTCCCTGAATGTGATTCAGATGAAGATGATGACTTCAAGCAGCAGGACAAGGAGCTGAAG GAGAGCGCACCTTTTGCTGTAATTGGAAGTAATACAGTAGTAGAGGCTAAAGGACAGAGGGTACGAGGTCGTCTTTATCCATGGGGCATAGTGGAAG TGGAGAACCAGTCACATTGTGACTTTGTCAAACTACGAAATATGTTGATCCGGACTCATATGCATGACCTTAAGGATGTTACATGTGATGTGCATTACGAGAATTACAGAGCCCAATGTATTCAGCAGATGACTAG GCATGAAGAAGTTTTGAACACAGCAGAAAG CAAACTGACTCAGGACAACAGGATAGAGAGCCCCATTCCGATCCTTCCTCTGCCAACACCTGACGCGGAAACAGAGAAACTTATCAAAATGAAGGACGAAGAG
- the SEPTIN5 gene encoding septin-5 isoform X6, with amino-acid sequence MVAGESGLGKSTLVNSLFLTDLYKDRKLLNAEERINQTVEIVKHTVDIEEKGVKLKLTIVDTPGFGDAVNNTECSWKAITDYIDQQFEQYFRDESGLNRKNIQDNRVHCCLYFISPFGHGLRPVDVAFMKALHEKVNIVPLIAKADCLVPTEIRKLKDRVREEIEKFGIKVYQFPECDSDEDDDFKQQDKELKESAPFAVIGSNTVVEAKGQRVRGRLYPWGIVEVENQSHCDFVKLRNMLIRTHMHDLKDVTCDVHYENYRAQCIQQMTRHEEVLNTAESKLTQDNRIESPIPILPLPTPDAETEKLIKMKDEELRRMQEMLQKMQQQIQEQ; translated from the exons ATGGTAGCTG GTGAATCTGGCCTAGGGAAATCTACCTTAGTAAACAGCCTTTTTCTGACAGATCTCTACAAAGACAGGAAGTTGCTTAATGCAGAAG AAAGGATTAACCAAACAGTGGAGATTGTGAAGCACACAGTGGACATTGAAGAGAAGGGCGTAAAGCTGAAGTTGACCATTGTGGATACTCCTGGCTTTGGAGATGCGGTGAACAACACAGAGTG CAGCTGGAAGGCCATCACTGACTACATAGACCAACAGTTTGAACAGTATTTTCGGGACGAGAGTGGACTGAACCGAAAAAACATCCAGGATAACCGAGTGCACTGCTGCTTGTACTTCATCTCACCTTTTGGACATGG GCTGCGGCCAGTGGATGTGGCATTTATGAAAGCTCTGCATGAGAAGGTTAACATTGTTCCTCTGATCGCCAAAGCTGATTGCCTGGTACCTACTGAGATCAGGAAACTGAAAGACAGA GTGAGAGAAGAGATTGAAAAGTTTGGAATAAAAGTCTATCAGTTCCCTGAATGTGATTCAGATGAAGATGATGACTTCAAGCAGCAGGACAAGGAGCTGAAG GAGAGCGCACCTTTTGCTGTAATTGGAAGTAATACAGTAGTAGAGGCTAAAGGACAGAGGGTACGAGGTCGTCTTTATCCATGGGGCATAGTGGAAG TGGAGAACCAGTCACATTGTGACTTTGTCAAACTACGAAATATGTTGATCCGGACTCATATGCATGACCTTAAGGATGTTACATGTGATGTGCATTACGAGAATTACAGAGCCCAATGTATTCAGCAGATGACTAG GCATGAAGAAGTTTTGAACACAGCAGAAAG CAAACTGACTCAGGACAACAGGATAGAGAGCCCCATTCCGATCCTTCCTCTGCCAACACCTGACGCGGAAACAGAGAAACTTATCAAAATGAAGGACGAAGAG
- the SEPTIN5 gene encoding septin-5 isoform X4, which yields MDAIIIQELLAERLLSPRTLTQRTYPMKLKDQEKQYVGFATLPNQVHRKSVKKGFDFTLMVAGESGLGKSTLVNSLFLTDLYKDRKLLNAEERINQTVEIVKHTVDIEEKGVKLKLTIVDTPGFGDAVNNTECWKAITDYIDQQFEQYFRDESGLNRKNIQDNRVHCCLYFISPFGHGLRPVDVAFMKALHEKVNIVPLIAKADCLVPTEIRKLKDRVREEIEKFGIKVYQFPECDSDEDDDFKQQDKELKESAPFAVIGSNTVVEAKGQRVRGRLYPWGIVEVENQSHCDFVKLRNMLIRTHMHDLKDVTCDVHYENYRAQCIQQMTSKLTQDNRIESPIPILPLPTPDAETEKLIKMKDEELRRMQEMLQKMQQQIQEQ from the exons ATGGATGCCATCATAATTCAGGAACTTTTGGCCGAGAGATTGCTGTCTCCCAGAACTCTGACACAGAGAACATACCCCATGAAGTTGAAG GACCAAGAGAAGCAGTATGTTGGGTTTGCAACATTACCCAATCAAGTCCATCGGAAATCTGTGAAGAAAGGGTTTGACTTCACACTCATGGTAGCTG GTGAATCTGGCCTAGGGAAATCTACCTTAGTAAACAGCCTTTTTCTGACAGATCTCTACAAAGACAGGAAGTTGCTTAATGCAGAAG AAAGGATTAACCAAACAGTGGAGATTGTGAAGCACACAGTGGACATTGAAGAGAAGGGCGTAAAGCTGAAGTTGACCATTGTGGATACTCCTGGCTTTGGAGATGCGGTGAACAACACAGAGTG CTGGAAGGCCATCACTGACTACATAGACCAACAGTTTGAACAGTATTTTCGGGACGAGAGTGGACTGAACCGAAAAAACATCCAGGATAACCGAGTGCACTGCTGCTTGTACTTCATCTCACCTTTTGGACATGG GCTGCGGCCAGTGGATGTGGCATTTATGAAAGCTCTGCATGAGAAGGTTAACATTGTTCCTCTGATCGCCAAAGCTGATTGCCTGGTACCTACTGAGATCAGGAAACTGAAAGACAGA GTGAGAGAAGAGATTGAAAAGTTTGGAATAAAAGTCTATCAGTTCCCTGAATGTGATTCAGATGAAGATGATGACTTCAAGCAGCAGGACAAGGAGCTGAAG GAGAGCGCACCTTTTGCTGTAATTGGAAGTAATACAGTAGTAGAGGCTAAAGGACAGAGGGTACGAGGTCGTCTTTATCCATGGGGCATAGTGGAAG TGGAGAACCAGTCACATTGTGACTTTGTCAAACTACGAAATATGTTGATCCGGACTCATATGCATGACCTTAAGGATGTTACATGTGATGTGCATTACGAGAATTACAGAGCCCAATGTATTCAGCAGATGACTAG CAAACTGACTCAGGACAACAGGATAGAGAGCCCCATTCCGATCCTTCCTCTGCCAACACCTGACGCGGAAACAGAGAAACTTATCAAAATGAAGGACGAAGAG